The following coding sequences lie in one Leptospira hartskeerlii genomic window:
- a CDS encoding gamma-glutamyltransferase family protein: MKKILTYSLSGILVVVLVLVILYFATSQPGETMSFQDPYHTERPTAKGSKLMVASGHPLATKAALEILEKGGNAADAGVAAFLVLNVTQGEEASFPGVAPLLYYDQADKKVHSYIGVGTAPAKATIEYFKSRGHESIPMLKYSSQLVPASPDVIVALLKKYGTKSFEEVSKPAIQIAAEGFPVHRILMRNLNIGVFKRLGLKFLLPYNAKIYVGDKWWKPLHPGERFKRPELSATLKELAEAEKAASSSGKNRIESLEALRDYFYKGPIADKIAKAHEEHDGTMAKSDLVRYSADWEVPLQGNYGPYTIFSNRTWNQGAVVPVVLQILEGIDLKSMGHNSKEYVHTVIQAIELAMADREKYFGDPAYVSVPEKGLLSKEYAAERRKLLQSKAFGKTPPSGNPFLFESPASSKKIAYQIEDTLAMNKESFFDLTPSFWERTESGKIGRDTTYLSIIDSKGNSLSLTPSDFPQSPIIDGDITLGIRMTQFRLDANHPSALVPGKRPTITPNASMVFKDGKFWMSFGTPGGDMQTQAVVQVFLNLVVFGMDPQNAVNAPRFRSLNWPDAFSPHKYYPGRIELEEEIYKKEGKALEALGYEVKEREKWEYDFGAPCISLKDPKTGILYGGADPRKESWAEGK, encoded by the coding sequence ATGAAAAAAATCCTAACGTATTCTTTATCAGGGATACTAGTAGTCGTTCTAGTTCTTGTAATATTGTATTTCGCAACTTCCCAACCGGGAGAAACGATGAGTTTCCAAGATCCGTATCACACGGAAAGACCCACGGCAAAAGGTTCTAAGTTGATGGTGGCAAGCGGTCATCCTTTGGCAACCAAAGCAGCTTTGGAAATTTTGGAGAAGGGCGGGAATGCCGCGGATGCAGGAGTAGCAGCTTTTTTAGTTTTGAATGTGACCCAAGGAGAAGAGGCTTCCTTTCCTGGAGTGGCTCCTCTACTCTACTATGACCAAGCGGATAAAAAAGTTCATAGTTATATCGGAGTTGGGACTGCACCTGCAAAAGCTACGATAGAATATTTCAAGTCGCGAGGACATGAATCCATTCCTATGTTAAAATATTCTTCTCAGTTGGTCCCCGCATCTCCGGATGTGATCGTAGCATTACTTAAAAAATACGGTACCAAATCTTTTGAAGAAGTGAGTAAACCTGCAATCCAAATTGCAGCAGAAGGTTTTCCAGTTCACAGAATTCTAATGAGGAATTTGAACATAGGAGTTTTCAAAAGATTAGGTCTTAAGTTTTTACTTCCTTATAATGCAAAAATTTACGTGGGAGATAAATGGTGGAAACCTCTTCATCCGGGAGAAAGATTCAAGAGGCCAGAATTATCCGCAACACTGAAAGAGTTGGCAGAAGCCGAAAAGGCCGCTTCTTCTTCCGGAAAAAATCGTATAGAGTCCTTAGAGGCTTTGAGAGATTATTTTTATAAGGGCCCTATAGCAGATAAGATCGCAAAAGCTCACGAAGAACACGACGGCACTATGGCTAAATCTGATCTAGTGAGATATAGCGCGGACTGGGAAGTTCCATTACAAGGAAATTATGGACCTTATACGATCTTCTCCAATCGTACTTGGAACCAAGGCGCAGTTGTACCTGTCGTTCTACAAATTTTAGAAGGGATCGATCTAAAATCCATGGGCCATAATTCCAAGGAGTATGTTCACACTGTAATCCAAGCAATCGAGTTAGCGATGGCAGATCGTGAAAAATATTTCGGAGATCCCGCTTATGTTTCCGTTCCGGAGAAAGGTTTACTCAGTAAAGAGTATGCTGCGGAAAGAAGGAAACTATTGCAATCGAAAGCGTTCGGAAAAACTCCTCCCTCAGGAAATCCATTCTTGTTCGAATCTCCCGCGAGTTCTAAAAAGATCGCGTATCAAATAGAAGATACTCTTGCTATGAATAAAGAATCTTTTTTTGATCTTACTCCTAGTTTTTGGGAAAGAACAGAATCAGGAAAAATTGGGAGAGACACAACTTATCTGAGTATTATTGACTCTAAAGGAAATTCTTTGTCCTTAACTCCAAGTGATTTTCCTCAATCTCCGATCATAGACGGAGATATAACATTAGGAATTAGGATGACCCAATTCCGCTTGGACGCAAACCACCCTTCCGCATTGGTTCCGGGGAAAAGACCAACAATTACGCCTAACGCGTCAATGGTATTTAAAGACGGAAAATTTTGGATGAGCTTCGGGACTCCTGGCGGGGATATGCAAACTCAAGCAGTAGTCCAAGTATTTTTAAATTTAGTCGTCTTTGGAATGGATCCACAGAACGCAGTTAACGCTCCTCGTTTCCGTTCCTTAAACTGGCCTGATGCATTCTCCCCTCATAAATATTATCCGGGAAGAATAGAATTGGAAGAGGAGATCTACAAAAAAGAAGGAAAAGCGCTCGAAGCTCTCGGTTACGAAGTCAAAGAAAGGGAAAAATGGGAATATGACTTTGGGGCTCCTTGTATTTCTTTAAAAGATCCTAAAACAGGAATTTTATATGGCGGAGCCGACCCCAGAAAAGAATCCTGGGCGGAAGGAAAATAG
- a CDS encoding ATP-binding protein — MAFQVDTGVSISYLPIPVGIILCFWWGPARTLPAMYANALFSAHLWGLHDVDKYPIYCLWEVLAVGISWFFFIKLRKGKPWIPDLRETVRFLLWVAFPAAICNGFLVTGGLLLFGDLFQDKWLSSSLSGLVATLFDTLSISVPILLWVTPWMEVKGWTRTEGAWGNRETSWDRSRLRNLKPRRIAEIVLVFLLCGVFGAIIPSLEYWFVFALFVLWAALRYGITMALTANIWVQLVTLIFPVLFGRSEQYQWFKDDKELIFLVNLGILCMVALITGRATSDSRKELQKRRRIEGKLLQSREQYRKFFEENLSANFITDVSGNILAANSSFLRMFGFETQAEASLKNFADLFPSYDDYSFFLQKIRISSRLETYEEFFQDKNGLPIHTTGNYFATFNKSGNVDSIRGYLLDDTLRRKLEAQLIESKKLETIGTLAGGIAHDFNNILQIISGYATKMQLESSKFASLLDMSRSINAAAARGAIIVRRLLSLARKGGGGFKTILADQLVNETVDLLLPTFSEKIKFKKECKEGLPTIVGDYSQLEQVLINLCLNARDALPDGGEISIRAFGVQGANIRESFPLSEPAEYLCIEVSDNGEGMSEDTKKRIFEPFFTTKTKTQGSGLGMSMVYGIMQNHEGMVQVSSQLGMGTSIRLFFPVAKTKTSQFIESSGKSSQTSTGIMLVVEESPYLSEILQDQMLALGFRLISADSAKKAHEILHKFKSTAVLTVIDLDFENLSSLEFLETIKKECPDLKIFVSGTDFGNETKEKLSVLGINDLLEKPYKIRDLIEFFYTKSF, encoded by the coding sequence TTGGCCTTCCAAGTGGATACCGGGGTCTCCATATCCTATCTTCCTATTCCTGTCGGTATCATATTATGCTTTTGGTGGGGACCGGCACGCACGTTACCCGCAATGTATGCAAATGCATTATTCAGCGCCCATCTCTGGGGGCTCCACGATGTGGACAAATATCCGATCTATTGTCTCTGGGAAGTTTTGGCTGTGGGAATTTCCTGGTTCTTTTTTATCAAATTGAGAAAAGGAAAGCCTTGGATACCGGATCTTAGAGAGACGGTACGATTTTTACTTTGGGTAGCTTTTCCCGCAGCGATATGTAACGGGTTTTTGGTTACTGGAGGGCTTCTTCTATTCGGGGATCTTTTTCAGGATAAATGGCTCTCATCTAGTTTGTCTGGATTGGTCGCCACGTTATTCGACACATTGAGCATTTCTGTTCCTATACTGTTATGGGTAACTCCTTGGATGGAGGTCAAAGGTTGGACAAGAACGGAAGGCGCTTGGGGAAATAGAGAAACAAGCTGGGACAGAAGTAGGCTCAGAAACCTAAAACCGAGAAGGATCGCGGAGATTGTCTTAGTATTTTTGCTCTGTGGAGTTTTCGGTGCAATCATTCCTTCTTTAGAATATTGGTTTGTTTTCGCATTATTCGTTCTTTGGGCTGCATTAAGATACGGTATCACTATGGCTCTAACTGCTAATATCTGGGTGCAGTTAGTTACGTTGATATTTCCAGTTTTGTTTGGTCGTTCTGAACAGTATCAATGGTTTAAGGATGATAAAGAACTTATCTTTTTAGTAAACTTAGGGATCTTATGCATGGTTGCTTTGATTACTGGACGAGCAACAAGCGATTCTAGAAAAGAGTTACAAAAGAGAAGGAGGATAGAAGGTAAACTTCTACAGAGCCGAGAACAATACCGAAAATTTTTCGAAGAAAATCTTTCCGCAAATTTTATAACAGACGTTTCTGGAAATATTTTAGCAGCTAATTCTTCTTTTCTGAGGATGTTCGGATTTGAAACTCAAGCAGAAGCTTCTCTCAAGAATTTCGCAGACCTTTTTCCTTCTTACGATGATTATTCATTTTTCTTACAAAAAATACGGATCAGTTCCAGATTAGAAACCTACGAAGAATTTTTTCAGGACAAGAATGGATTGCCCATCCACACAACGGGAAATTATTTCGCTACATTCAATAAATCAGGAAATGTGGATTCTATCCGTGGATATCTATTAGATGATACTCTTCGTCGTAAACTAGAAGCTCAATTAATAGAATCTAAAAAACTAGAAACGATCGGAACACTAGCGGGAGGGATCGCTCACGATTTTAATAATATTCTGCAGATCATTTCCGGGTATGCGACTAAAATGCAATTGGAGTCTTCTAAATTTGCTTCTCTTTTGGACATGTCCCGTTCTATCAATGCTGCCGCGGCAAGGGGAGCAATTATAGTCCGAAGACTTCTTTCCTTAGCTAGAAAGGGAGGAGGCGGATTTAAGACGATCTTAGCGGACCAATTGGTGAATGAAACTGTAGATCTTTTGCTCCCCACATTCTCCGAAAAAATTAAATTCAAAAAAGAATGTAAGGAAGGACTTCCTACGATCGTAGGAGACTATTCCCAATTGGAGCAGGTGCTTATAAATCTTTGTTTAAACGCAAGAGATGCACTTCCTGATGGAGGAGAGATCTCTATCCGAGCGTTTGGAGTCCAAGGCGCAAATATTAGAGAATCGTTCCCACTTTCGGAACCTGCGGAATATCTTTGTATAGAGGTTTCGGATAACGGAGAAGGGATGAGTGAAGATACCAAAAAGAGGATTTTCGAACCGTTCTTTACTACAAAGACCAAGACCCAAGGAAGCGGGCTTGGAATGTCTATGGTTTATGGGATCATGCAAAACCATGAAGGAATGGTGCAGGTCAGTTCCCAGTTAGGAATGGGCACAAGTATAAGATTGTTTTTCCCAGTGGCAAAAACCAAAACTTCTCAATTTATAGAAAGCTCTGGAAAAAGTTCTCAAACCTCTACGGGTATTATGTTGGTAGTGGAAGAATCTCCTTATTTGTCGGAAATCTTACAAGACCAAATGTTAGCCTTGGGCTTCAGATTGATCAGCGCAGATAGCGCTAAAAAGGCTCACGAAATATTACATAAATTTAAATCAACTGCCGTTTTAACGGTTATCGATCTGGATTTTGAAAATCTTTCTTCCTTGGAATTTTTGGAAACCATTAAGAAAGAATGTCCCGATCTGAAAATTTTCGTTTCCGGAACTGATTTTGGAAATGAAACCAAGGAAAAACTTTCCGTACTTGGAATTAACGATCTTCTGGAAAAACCGTATAAAATCAGGGACTTGATCGAATTCTTTTATACGAAAAGTTTTTAA
- a CDS encoding MFS transporter, whose protein sequence is MSRRFSFHYAWVVLIVTFFTLITAAGVRSMPGILIIPLEKEFGWDRSAISFAVSVNLLLYGLVGPFAAGLMNRFGIKRIMVAALGLLISGILLTTIMRTNWELVVLWGVMVGFGSGMAALVLGATVVNRWFVSHRGLLMGILTASTATGQIIFLPFLASLTEQEGWRNAVYAVASILAILLPTVFFLMKDSPKKSGLLPYGAKNEEEGIVPVSGNPFMEAISALRVGLRSRSFWLLAGSFFVCGASTNGLVGTHLVPACSDHGIPEVRAAGLLALMGIFDLIGTVGSGWLSDRVNNKILLFMYYGLRGISLLLLPQAFDPESNKLSIFAVFYGLDWIATVPPTVALTAKIFGREKVGLMFGWVVAFHQIGAAVAAFGAGYIRTTQGEYDLAFMFAGALCVITAFGIFAVSTEKEEEKLSETPEFAS, encoded by the coding sequence TTGAGCAGACGTTTTTCTTTTCACTATGCTTGGGTCGTTTTGATCGTTACATTCTTCACTTTGATCACGGCTGCCGGAGTAAGGTCCATGCCTGGGATTCTGATCATTCCTCTTGAAAAAGAGTTTGGTTGGGACAGATCTGCCATCTCTTTTGCAGTCTCAGTAAATCTTCTATTGTACGGATTAGTCGGACCATTCGCTGCAGGTCTCATGAATCGTTTTGGCATAAAACGAATTATGGTAGCTGCTCTTGGACTATTGATCTCAGGAATTCTACTAACAACGATTATGCGAACAAACTGGGAATTAGTAGTTCTTTGGGGAGTGATGGTTGGATTTGGTTCAGGAATGGCTGCCTTGGTTTTAGGCGCTACAGTGGTCAATCGTTGGTTCGTTTCTCATAGAGGTCTTCTTATGGGAATTTTGACCGCGAGCACTGCTACAGGGCAAATCATCTTTCTTCCATTTCTTGCGTCGCTTACGGAACAAGAAGGATGGAGAAACGCAGTCTATGCGGTGGCTTCTATTTTAGCGATACTTCTTCCTACAGTATTCTTCTTGATGAAAGATTCTCCTAAAAAATCCGGCCTCTTACCTTATGGAGCAAAAAATGAAGAAGAAGGGATCGTGCCTGTTTCGGGAAACCCATTCATGGAAGCAATTTCTGCATTAAGAGTCGGATTGAGATCCAGAAGTTTTTGGCTTCTTGCAGGAAGTTTTTTTGTATGTGGAGCCAGCACAAACGGTCTTGTAGGAACTCACTTAGTTCCTGCATGTTCTGATCATGGAATTCCTGAAGTAAGGGCCGCAGGTCTTTTGGCATTGATGGGGATTTTCGATCTGATAGGAACGGTAGGTTCCGGTTGGTTGTCTGATAGAGTGAATAACAAAATTCTGTTATTTATGTATTATGGATTGAGAGGGATCTCATTATTATTATTGCCTCAAGCATTCGATCCTGAATCGAATAAACTTTCCATATTTGCAGTATTTTACGGTTTAGATTGGATAGCGACTGTTCCGCCTACAGTTGCATTGACTGCTAAAATATTCGGAAGAGAAAAAGTAGGATTGATGTTCGGCTGGGTGGTTGCATTTCATCAGATTGGAGCTGCGGTCGCGGCATTCGGAGCAGGTTATATCCGTACAACGCAAGGAGAATACGATCTTGCATTCATGTTCGCAGGTGCATTATGCGTAATTACAGCATTCGGGATCTTTGCAGTATCAACGGAAAAAGAAGAAGAGAAACTTTCAGAGACGCCTGAATTTGCATCATAA
- a CDS encoding SET domain-containing protein, translating to MSVRYKIRRPRVFSEKDFEIRESEIPGIGMGLFSTQDLVKGDTIGFYTGRVLNDKSANSAKYCESKYLLWICKDHWIYGEGKESNYTRYINHSSKPNVKLVVSTRWKTARFEAMRKIKAGEELFFDYGDEYWIHIDISPVEQN from the coding sequence ATGTCGGTCAGATATAAAATTCGCAGACCTCGAGTATTTTCAGAAAAGGATTTCGAAATTAGGGAATCCGAGATACCCGGAATTGGAATGGGACTATTCTCCACGCAAGACTTAGTCAAAGGTGATACTATCGGATTTTATACCGGTAGAGTGCTAAACGATAAGTCTGCAAACTCCGCTAAATATTGTGAGTCTAAATATTTACTCTGGATCTGCAAAGATCATTGGATCTACGGAGAAGGTAAAGAGTCCAACTATACCCGTTATATCAATCATAGCTCCAAGCCGAATGTAAAATTAGTGGTATCCACTCGCTGGAAGACTGCGCGATTCGAAGCAATGCGTAAGATCAAAGCAGGCGAAGAATTATTCTTCGATTATGGAGACGAATATTGGATCCATATAGACATCTCTCCAGTAGAGCAGAATTAA
- a CDS encoding bacitracin resistance protein BacA has product MSETFYTPSGGPPPPSPRLRELFAKVGEDSIRELVSVFYDQIAVSEIRSMFPENLEESKVKSADFMVQVLGGPPYYVQKYGPPRMRARHLPFPIDEKARRVWLSCYRKAIKDWKADEESKEILWQFLQDFSSWMVNKASSQE; this is encoded by the coding sequence ATGAGCGAAACATTTTATACTCCATCCGGAGGACCTCCTCCTCCCAGTCCTCGTCTCAGAGAATTGTTCGCAAAAGTTGGAGAAGATTCCATTAGGGAACTTGTTTCCGTTTTCTATGATCAAATAGCCGTCAGCGAAATTCGTTCGATGTTTCCGGAAAATCTAGAAGAGAGCAAAGTAAAATCAGCAGACTTTATGGTACAGGTTCTCGGAGGCCCACCCTATTATGTTCAAAAATATGGCCCTCCAAGAATGAGAGCGAGACATCTTCCTTTTCCGATCGACGAAAAGGCGAGAAGAGTCTGGCTTTCCTGTTACCGCAAAGCAATAAAAGACTGGAAAGCAGATGAAGAATCTAAAGAGATACTTTGGCAGTTTTTGCAGGATTTCTCCTCATGGATGGTAAATAAGGCTTCTTCTCAAGAATAA
- a CDS encoding STAS domain-containing protein, translating into MEIKTKKVGKHTLVQLDGRLDITHSDEVEAKLLDDVQAGTGDIVINLQNISYISSSGIRIFVGMVRELEKQNRKLKLCNITPNVKKVFDVVELLDLFEVYETEQEALATLK; encoded by the coding sequence TTGGAAATTAAAACGAAAAAAGTAGGGAAACACACCCTAGTCCAATTGGATGGCAGGCTGGATATCACACATTCGGACGAGGTAGAAGCAAAACTTCTAGACGATGTCCAAGCAGGAACTGGTGATATCGTCATTAACTTGCAAAATATTTCTTATATATCTTCTTCCGGGATCAGGATCTTTGTCGGAATGGTCCGGGAACTAGAAAAGCAGAATCGAAAACTCAAACTTTGCAACATCACGCCTAACGTTAAGAAAGTTTTCGACGTTGTGGAATTGTTGGATCTTTTCGAAGTCTACGAAACCGAACAAGAAGCATTAGCTACCTTAAAATAA
- a CDS encoding RNA pyrophosphohydrolase, translated as MDKPYRKNVGMVVFNSKGEVLVGERLNFKGSWQFPQGGIDDGEDPNSAAQRELLEEVGIQDAKIICEYPSWINYDFPESLHLSSNLKKYRGQTQKWYLLYWDGKAEDCDLTVHEQEFERVRFIPFQECLSTVVSFKKDVYQKLVQEFEPKILDFMKKGPSS; from the coding sequence ATGGACAAACCGTATAGAAAGAACGTTGGAATGGTAGTCTTCAACTCCAAAGGAGAGGTTTTAGTAGGAGAACGACTGAATTTTAAAGGCTCTTGGCAGTTTCCTCAAGGCGGGATAGATGACGGAGAAGATCCTAACTCTGCTGCTCAAAGAGAACTTTTAGAAGAAGTAGGCATCCAAGACGCTAAGATCATCTGTGAATATCCAAGTTGGATCAATTATGATTTTCCCGAGTCCTTACATTTAAGCTCTAATTTAAAAAAGTATAGAGGCCAAACCCAAAAATGGTATCTTCTATACTGGGATGGTAAAGCGGAAGACTGCGATCTAACGGTTCATGAGCAAGAATTCGAAAGAGTTAGATTTATTCCTTTCCAAGAATGCCTTTCGACCGTGGTCTCCTTTAAAAAAGATGTGTACCAAAAACTAGTACAAGAGTTCGAACCTAAGATCTTGGATTTTATGAAGAAGGGACCTTCTTCATGA
- a CDS encoding glycosyltransferase family 39 protein: MGSPASTSTEDRSSEIYGLIGLFFLSILSLLIFRISGLEFPPVWPDEVLFYSPSLDFAKNGLFRTEVLEGLVKGMETKTLWMPPVFFLLNGWVLKFWGEGLEVLRLFAAILSVASVWIFWFILKTFDYSPIARLGASLLLFTDLLFLRVGWTARMEALSLFWALLSLLVLARKAKWKGEVPLKQYEAFFSGSFLGISFLSHPFGAIFGVPALLLIHQAKAWKVWMFWLGGALPILVWGIWIHPDWGIFFYQFGAQFGRKKDLFQSFSPITKIKVLLGGYESPGLRLFFYLALAYGLWVVRGEIKDKPKSAFFFSAWTVSILFFLILSTEYYYVMYLCIPLSALGGFFFERIRSRRVQFIAAILVFSNIAILVNAYKRIGFGNPEFDLKDRFYEVLGPELKGSKKMYLQAIPDPYFHIQKEYPNLKVLEFIPGELPIPKEDFIHTLDSIDTFVFSDRQKRNEFVQAYLEENSSKFRKFRITAEPSTLRKVAIVEAEVYRRR; this comes from the coding sequence ATGGGTTCCCCCGCTAGCACAAGCACAGAAGACCGATCTTCCGAAATTTACGGACTCATCGGTCTTTTCTTTTTATCTATACTTTCGCTTTTAATATTTAGGATCTCCGGGTTGGAGTTCCCACCTGTATGGCCTGACGAAGTTTTATTCTATTCTCCTTCTTTAGATTTTGCAAAGAATGGACTCTTCCGCACAGAGGTGCTCGAAGGTTTAGTAAAAGGAATGGAGACCAAAACTCTTTGGATGCCTCCCGTCTTCTTTTTGTTAAATGGTTGGGTTCTCAAATTTTGGGGAGAAGGTCTCGAAGTTTTAAGATTATTCGCAGCGATCTTATCCGTTGCGAGCGTCTGGATATTCTGGTTCATACTAAAAACATTCGATTATTCTCCGATTGCAAGATTAGGTGCTTCTTTACTTTTATTCACTGATCTATTGTTTTTAAGAGTGGGTTGGACCGCTAGAATGGAGGCTCTCAGTTTATTTTGGGCACTCCTATCCTTACTAGTACTCGCAAGAAAAGCAAAATGGAAGGGAGAAGTTCCGCTTAAACAATATGAAGCATTTTTCTCCGGATCCTTTTTAGGGATCTCATTTTTATCACATCCGTTCGGTGCAATTTTCGGAGTGCCTGCATTACTTCTGATCCACCAAGCAAAAGCATGGAAGGTCTGGATGTTTTGGTTGGGTGGAGCGCTGCCGATCCTCGTTTGGGGAATTTGGATCCATCCTGATTGGGGAATTTTTTTCTATCAGTTCGGTGCGCAGTTCGGACGTAAAAAAGATCTATTCCAATCCTTCTCCCCAATTACAAAGATCAAAGTATTATTAGGCGGATACGAATCTCCAGGCTTAAGATTATTCTTTTATTTAGCATTAGCTTACGGGCTCTGGGTAGTAAGAGGGGAGATTAAGGATAAGCCAAAGTCTGCATTCTTTTTCTCCGCATGGACAGTTTCCATTCTATTCTTTTTGATCTTATCCACTGAATATTATTACGTAATGTATTTGTGTATCCCTTTGTCGGCTTTGGGAGGATTCTTTTTCGAAAGGATCAGAAGCAGAAGGGTACAATTCATCGCAGCTATATTAGTATTTTCCAATATAGCAATTTTAGTGAATGCATATAAAAGGATAGGTTTCGGAAATCCTGAATTCGATCTCAAGGATAGATTTTACGAAGTTTTAGGACCTGAATTAAAAGGCTCTAAGAAGATGTATCTGCAGGCAATTCCGGATCCTTATTTTCATATTCAAAAAGAATATCCGAATTTGAAGGTGTTGGAATTTATCCCTGGAGAACTTCCCATTCCGAAGGAGGATTTTATCCATACATTGGATTCTATTGATACGTTCGTATTTTCGGATCGTCAAAAGAGAAATGAATTCGTTCAAGCGTATTTAGAAGAGAATTCCTCCAAGTTCAGAAAATTCAGAATTACTGCAGAACCTTCTACACTTAGAAAAGTTGCAATTGTAGAAGCAGAAGTATATCGCAGAAGATAA
- a CDS encoding alpha/beta hydrolase, whose product MKYFWKAAKFALHCQLPTPPKVSEQEISVKTDQFEIPAILYTPKGKSCGTILAVNGLAYMGNKDPRFAAVCKSAAAVGYTVISPLLVEVTQFRIRKETVEKIKDLILHISSNKEYCPDQKLSYIAPSFSGSMGLIAASDPEVGKKISSILTIGAYCDVQSTLDYVMTSDEGDEYGRMILLYNFVKYALKSDNQELEFALKACVLDGSFSRENLELPTVLENISEENKEIFFKLREDKSFREKIWKEIVANAGSQSSFLQELQVKDKLHLLDCHVSIVHGLGDNVVPAKEALILKENLPRKKSKLVLTPLISHGDVGISLGQIPAIYDLVQGFAFFFKNAKVKEKAA is encoded by the coding sequence ATGAAATATTTCTGGAAGGCGGCCAAATTCGCCCTTCATTGCCAATTACCTACTCCTCCTAAAGTCTCCGAACAAGAGATCTCAGTTAAAACGGATCAATTTGAAATCCCCGCAATCTTATATACTCCAAAAGGAAAATCCTGTGGAACCATTTTGGCAGTAAATGGATTGGCTTACATGGGAAATAAGGACCCAAGATTCGCAGCAGTCTGCAAATCTGCAGCGGCAGTAGGCTACACTGTTATTTCTCCATTACTAGTAGAAGTTACACAATTCCGGATTCGGAAAGAGACTGTTGAAAAGATAAAAGATCTGATCCTTCATATTTCTTCTAATAAAGAATATTGTCCGGATCAAAAACTTTCTTATATCGCTCCTTCTTTTTCAGGAAGTATGGGCTTAATTGCTGCTTCCGATCCGGAAGTAGGAAAAAAGATCTCTTCCATCCTTACGATCGGTGCTTATTGTGATGTGCAGTCTACTCTGGATTATGTGATGACTTCTGACGAGGGAGACGAATACGGAAGAATGATCCTTCTTTATAATTTCGTAAAGTATGCTCTCAAGTCTGATAATCAAGAGTTGGAATTTGCATTGAAGGCTTGCGTTTTAGACGGAAGTTTTTCCAGAGAAAACTTAGAACTTCCTACCGTCTTAGAAAATATCAGCGAAGAAAACAAAGAAATATTCTTCAAACTTAGAGAAGATAAAAGTTTCAGAGAAAAGATCTGGAAAGAGATTGTGGCCAATGCCGGATCTCAAAGTTCATTCTTACAAGAGCTTCAAGTAAAAGATAAACTTCACCTATTAGACTGCCATGTTTCCATAGTTCACGGCCTGGGAGACAACGTGGTTCCTGCAAAAGAAGCCTTGATCTTAAAGGAAAATCTTCCGCGCAAAAAATCCAAATTAGTATTAACACCTTTGATCTCTCATGGAGATGTTGGGATTTCTTTGGGTCAAATACCCGCGATCTACGATTTAGTGCAGGGGTTCGCATTCTTCTTTAAGAACGCTAAAGTGAAAGAGAAGGCAGCCTAA
- a CDS encoding acylphosphatase produces the protein MAAKNESRAKIRIRGTVQGVGFRYYVLQRAQECRLKGYTMNLPTGEVEVVVEGDKVFIEDLYKAVQRGPSKAKVTEATIQWEDAKGTFRTFEIKR, from the coding sequence ATGGCTGCAAAAAACGAATCTAGAGCAAAAATCAGGATCCGAGGAACCGTACAAGGAGTTGGTTTTAGATATTATGTGCTGCAAAGAGCGCAAGAATGCCGACTGAAAGGTTACACTATGAATCTTCCTACAGGAGAAGTCGAAGTAGTGGTCGAAGGAGACAAAGTTTTTATTGAAGATTTGTACAAAGCAGTTCAAAGAGGACCTTCTAAAGCAAAAGTAACGGAAGCTACAATCCAATGGGAAGATGCTAAAGGTACGTTTAGGACTTTCGAGATCAAACGTTGA
- a CDS encoding tyrosine-type recombinase/integrase, which translates to MKKEKRSRTKILPEDNPALSKDEIRLLLNASRTHENHYLWFRMLYSFGLQLSELVSLKVEDLDWSHHNILIHHSQTLNPRNPSIPLSLRRDLWFISQGKQGEDFLFSGRMGKLRPRTVQKMFSKLEEMTGLSISVFRLRRSLASHLLEAGWDLESIREQLGLSSQKSLKDLIGQKPKQVLLKKFPLEEINGSAA; encoded by the coding sequence ATGAAAAAAGAGAAAAGAAGTAGAACCAAAATTCTGCCGGAGGATAATCCTGCCTTGAGCAAGGATGAGATCCGTCTCCTTCTCAACGCATCCAGAACTCACGAAAATCATTATCTTTGGTTTCGAATGTTATACTCGTTCGGGCTTCAACTTTCCGAGTTGGTCTCTTTGAAAGTGGAGGATCTGGATTGGTCCCATCATAATATATTGATCCACCATTCCCAAACCTTAAACCCTAGAAACCCTTCCATCCCGCTTTCTCTCAGAAGGGATCTTTGGTTTATTTCTCAGGGCAAACAAGGAGAGGACTTTTTGTTTTCAGGCAGGATGGGCAAACTTCGTCCCAGAACTGTTCAAAAAATGTTTTCCAAGCTAGAGGAGATGACGGGTCTTTCGATTTCAGTTTTTAGGCTCAGGAGAAGTTTGGCTTCTCACCTGCTCGAGGCAGGCTGGGACCTGGAAAGCATCCGGGAGCAGTTAGGGCTTTCTTCCCAAAAGTCCCTGAAAGACTTGATTGGCCAGAAACCTAAGCAGGTTCTGCTCAAAAAATTTCCATTGGAAGAGATTAACGGATCGGCGGCATAA